The window GAAAAGAAGTTCTGGAAATAGCTCCGTGGCTTTCTGTTTTTCCCGGCTTGACGATACTTTTCACTGTTCTAGGTTATAACCTTCTTGGCGAAAGTCTGAGAGATATTCTTGATCCCAGACTCAAACAATAAACGGACACATTAAATGCTCGAACTCCTGCGGATTAAAAACCTCGCCTTGATTGAAGATGCCGAAATTGAATTTGCTTCCGGCATGAACGTGCTTACCGGTGAAACCGGAGCCGGTAAATCGTTCATACTGCGTGCTATTGATTTCCTCACTGGACAGCGCATGTCTACGGAAATGATAAGGCCCGGAAGGGATAAAGCCACAGTTGAAGCCCTTTTTGTAACGACCGATGGCGAAGAAAAAATAATCCGGCGTGAACTTGTTTCAGAAACAGGACGCAGCAGAGTATACGTCAACGACAAACTCAGTTCGCAATCTGTAATAAAGGAGCTGGGGTCTTCCCTCATCCTGCACACAAGCCAGCATGCCCAGCAGAAACTTCTGCAACCATCATTTCAGTGCAGAATCCTTGATACCTTTCTTGAGACACCGGAGCTTGCGGCTGAAAAGGATCAGGCTTACTCAAAATTACGCGACACACTGGCCAAAAAAGAAAATCTTAAAAACCGCTCTGCTGCTCTCGAAGAAAAAAGAGATTTTCTGGAGTTTCAGCGTAATGAAATTGAAAAAGTAGCTCCGTATCAGGGTGAAGAAGACGAGCTTTTAGAAAAAAAAGCAGGACTTAAACAAAATGAGCAGGCAGGCAAAAGCATTCAGAAAGCACTTGATCTTATGCTGGGGGTAACGGACCTTTCAGGAGGACTCTCCGCCCTGTCTACAGAGATGGAACGCGTCTGTGATTTTTTTCAGGAGTATGAAGAAGATCTTGAGACCATAAATGAATTCCGGCTGCGGCTGGATGATATTTCTGAACGCCTGAGAATTCAGCCCAGCCATGCTGATATGGATGAAAGTCTGGATGATATTGAAGAACGCCTTTACGAACTTTCAAAACTAAAACGCAAGCTCGGTAAATCTTTGGAGGAAATCGTTAATCTCCAAAAAGAGATCGAGCAGAATATTTCCTTTCTCGACTCCTGTTCCCTTGACATCAAGCGTCTTGAAAAACAGGAAAAGATAGAAGCGGCAGAACTGGCAGGCATAGTTGAAAAATTAAATGCCCAGCGGGAAAAGGCGGCAATACTGCTTACGGACAGGATAATGAAAGAGCTGACGCATCTCGGTTTTTCAAAGCACGTCCGCATCAAATTTGATTTTGAACCGCATGAGCTGCATCCCGGCATTATGGAAGAAAGAGGAAGACTGCTCTGGATACCGAATCCCGGACAATCTCCGCAGCCTCTTGATAAAATAGCTTCTGGTGGAGAGCTTTCAAGATTCCTGCTGGCAATAGCCGGACTTCAGGGAGAGCTTGAAAAACCAACCCTGATTTTTGACGAGGTTGACGCTGGAATAGGTGGAACAACTCTTAACAGGGTTGGAGAGAAAATGCGTGATCTGGCAGCCAGACAGCAACTGGTTGTAATTACACACTGGCCACAGCTGGCAAAGCTTGCAGAACGTCATTTCCTGATACATAAAGAAATAAGTGAAGGAGAAACTTTCACCACCTGCCGCCAGCTTGAAGGTAACAAGCTGACACAGGAACTGGAGCGAATGTCCGGTAAAGAATAGCTTTTTTATTAAATTTCAAAAAAAACATTTTCACCTCTTGACTACCAGACTATGCGAGTATAGTTTTTCTCTCAGTTCTTTGAATGTGCTTCACGCAAGCTGGCAATAGTTTTATGTTGAAACATATTGTCAGACACTCATGAAGAGGGTGCGAGGGAATTGGCCCCAAGACCACCCGGCAACCTGCTATAAGCAAGGTGCCAATGCCAAAAAACCCCGAAAGGGGCCATGAGATATGATTATGATATATATCAGGATATTATTCAGGGCCTCTCCATTCGGAGAGGCCTTTTTTATTTCCTGACACAGGGGGAATGTGAAGCACGCAAAGAACAACCTGTCGCCTGAGGTGACAGCGCGGGGAACGAAAGTTCCTCTGGTGGGTAGATTTATGGCCAATTGCGGACCCACCCTAAACAGTTGCCGCTAAAATGCCCAGTTAAGAAAAAATCGGTTCGGCTAATCCGATTTTGCATGCAATCGCCCCGGGGCATTCAATGGGGGTCGATTGCAAAAGCAGGAGTTAATCTGAAATGACTGACATTCTGTTCAAAGCTTCTTCAAACAACGATTGCGGAATGGTTCGTTTCATCTGTAAAGACAACGTAAATGAACCTTTTCCCTGTGATTACAGCGATCCGCTGGCATTGCTTGGAGATATCAGGATTTTAGATCTCGATGAATCTCAAAAAAATGAACTGAGACAAATCCTAAGCTCGGAAGTTAAAGAGCAGGGACCAGAAGAAATCTGGAGAAACCGCACCTTCCGCAAGAATATTATCCTGTCATTCGGCAAGATTGTTTAACACACAGACCGGGTCGCATAAGCATGCGGCCCGGTCTTGTTATTTCCCCACTATTTTCCATCTTTGCAATTATCCCCTGACAAGGTTAAAACCATGAGCAATACTAATTTCATGGGGGACCAATGCAAATCTTTAAAACCGCAATTCTGTTTTCTGCCTGCCTCGTTATTGCGCTGATGTCCGCAGGACCGGCCGCGGCCAATGAAAAAGGATTCACCATAATCAACCATACAAATGATGTTTTAAGAGTGGTTGGTAAAACGGGTGACTTCATATTCTGCCGTGTAAAACCACGCACCATTACCAGATGCACATGCAATCCGCTCTACAATAAAGACTGCTTTGACAAGGGCGGTGGAAAATCAAAAGTAAAAATAGTCCGCGAAGATCCAAACAAACGGGACTTATGGTCCGGTGACAGTTGTTTTAAACTTTACCTCGATCCTGAAGCCAATATTGATGTCAGTTATGCATTGGACACAAAACACATCCGCTGTGCAGCCGTTGACAGTGATGAAGTAAAACAGCCGCTGCCCAGCTTTTCCGATGCTGATAGAAACAAAGATGGCGTAATTGATAAAGAAGAAGCTGAAGCAATCCAGTTAAAAGAAAATTTCGGGAACTTCGACAGTGATCTCAGCAATACACTTAATCCTAAAGAATTTGATAACGCCGTAAATAAATTAAACATCTTCAGAGGCGTTCCGTTTTAGCAGACCAAAAAATCAGGACCGTATAAACAGGCTTTACATATCCGTTGCAGCATACAGATTTCTTGTTACGGTATGTGGCTACCCTTAGTCGGTCCGGCGGAAAATATACTTGACATTCAGGCTTAAAAACTCTGACAGCTGTAAGAATTTCAAGCTGAATGCAGGCGAAAAAAGATACCACTGAACAGTCATTATATTGGAGAATATTAATGGATTTAAAAGCGTTCCCGCTGGGATCACTGCAAACCAATTGTTATGTGCTCTCAAACAACGGCAAAGCTCTGGTTGTAGACCCGGGAGGAGACCCTTCTCCGGTTCTGGAATATCTCAAATCATCAGGTCTGACACTTGACCGGATTCTCGTAACACACCTCCATTTCGACCATACAGGCGGATGCAGAGCTTTAAGCGATGCTACCGGAGCTAAAATATACGCCAGTTCCGATGATAACGCTCTTATGGATTCAGAACTTGGAAGAGGCGGTTTTATGGGTACTCCTGTAAATGATCCGTTTGAGTATGAAAACATCAGCGAAGGCGAAGAAAATTTTATTGGTCTGGAATGTAAAATTCTGGCCACACCGGGACATTCTCCGGGAAGCCTGACCTTTTATTTTCCCGAAGCCGAACTTGCGTTTGTCGGCGATCTTGTTTTCAAACGCTCAGTGGGCCGGACAGATTTCCCCGGAGGAGACTCTGAACAGCTCATGAATTCCGTCATCCAGAAAATATTCCCCCTTCCCGGCAACACAGCTCTGCTTTCCGGACACGGGGCAATGACCACAAATGATGAAGAAAAAACTCACAACCCGTTTTTCAGTGGGGTTGAAATTTAATATTAATTAAAATTCAGGTGTATGAAACTGTTCTTCATCGAAGTTTCTGCACCTGATTTCATTAAATACGGATGTCTGTAAAACGGTAAACTGCACCGGCAGCAAACCACTGGGTAGAAACTGATAACTGTAACAAAGGATCTGAAATGAGCAGCATGCCTGAGGGAATCAAGGTGGTGGATGTTCGCGGCCAATGTTGAGGCATAGGAATGGAGGTAGGTTGGTATCTCCGTTTCGGCCGTGAGGAGACCGTGATGGCCCTCGCTGACAAAGGGACAGAAGGTCAATTGTACAATCAGCTTGATATCCTCCCTGAATGGAGCCTTGAAATTGAAGAAGAGACAGATCACATCAAGGCTGTTTTTAAACGTACGGATATCATAAACAAAAAGAATCAGGGGTAGTAAAAAGATATGAACCGGATTCCGGTCTTATTTTCATGCAGTCACCGCAGGTCCGGTAACAGCGATCGGGCCTGCGAACTGTTCCTTGAAGGATTAAGATTTTCCGGCGGTGACGGGGAAATTGTTTATCTTGGAGATTACGATTTCGTGCCGTGTAACGGATGCGGCAAATGCAGGACATCCCCGGGCCACCACTGTGTTCATATAAAAAAAGATGCGGCTCAATCCTTTTTTGAAAAAATGATGTCCGCACCTTTGGTGTTTTTTGCCTCACCCATCTACTTTTATCACCTGCCATCAAGATTCAAAACATTCATTGACCGCGGCCAATGGGGATGGGAAGCCGGTCAGGCCATGGCCCCGGAAATATTATCCCTTCCTGTAAGACCGGCCTATTGCATGATGGTAGCTGGCAGACCTAAAGGGGAGCGGCTTTTTCAGGGAGCTGAACTGACCTTGAAATTCTTTCTGGATTTTTTCCACCTGAAGATGCAGCCGCCATTACTTTTCCGGGGAATTGACGGGCCTGAAGATCTGGCTGAAAATAGTGAGATTTCAGAACTCATAGTTGATTCAGGAAAAAAAGCCTGGCTTGAATACACCGGTAATAAAAACCGGAGACCATAATAAATATAAAAGGCTGAAACATGTCCGAGCTAAAAATTCTCGTTGCAGACGACTCCGCCCCGATCAGGCTAATTATCAAAAAATTTTTATCCGATGCAGGTTTTGAGGTCAGCTTTGCAAAAGACGGCCGTGAATCTCTTTCGGAGCTTAGAAACACAAAATTCGATCTGGCCTTTGTTGATATGCAGATGCCCAAAATGGACGGACCGGAGGTTGTGAGCAAAGCCCGGAGCATGGGGGTTGAAATTCCCATTTTCGGAATGACGACCTTTGATGAATCAGATTTGAATGTCGAAAAGCTTGGCCGCTATTTCACAGGATTTCTCAACAAGCCCATACTAAAAGAAAATTTACTGGAGATTGTAAATAATTTCGCAGCAAAGCAGAAATAATTTACGACGTCCATGCTAATGAAATTTTTATCAGCTTATTTCAAAGATTTTTTTTTCCAAAAAAGATGCCCCATCTGCTCCAGTCCATATCAGTCAGAGGATGCCCTTTGTGCAGACTGCCTTGCCCTTCTTGAAAAGAATAAGGAAGAGCGCAAACTGATCACTGCCGACAACAAAGCAGCAGCCATATATTTTTACGGACCGTACAAGGGAGTGCTGCGTGAAATAATCTTAAAATGGAAGTTCAAGGAGAAACTTGAGCTGAGCCGCATAATGAAGAAGCTGGCCTGCGAAGCTGCCATTCAAATTTCAAATCCTCCGGATGTTATCATCCCTATCCCACTCCATCCTTCACGACTCAAAAAACGTGGCTTCAACCAGAGCCTGATTCTGGCAAAAGCCGTTGGAAGATGTCTTGACAGGCCCGTGGAAGCAAATATTCTGAAAAGGGTCCGCAAAACAACACCACAGGCAGGACTTAACGCACAGGATAGAAAAAAAAATCTTACCGGAGCATTTGAGGTCTCTCCCGATAAAATCAGCGGCAGAAAAGTACTGCTGGTTGATGATATCCTGACAACAGGTACAACAACTGCTGAATGTTGTGATCTGCTAAAAATGGCCGGTTGCACCGGAACTGAGATTCTGGTTATAGCCAGAACGCCCATACATGGTTAGTGCTATAAGCTGCTTTATACTTATTCCCTTTCGCACTTCTGGAGGAAAATTTGAGCTTCGATATCTCTGAATGGATCAGATTTGAATATAATGAAACCCCAGTCTACATGCGCCCTGATTCCACGGACTGGTTTGTGCCTGATAATACCGGAGACGAACTGCTTAAAGGTCTTAAAACCGATCGGTGTAAACCTTACGATTATCGGACTCTGAACTTTATTGAACGTCTTCCTGAAAAGAGTGAAGCTTCATACCCCGGAAGATCAGTTTTACTGGGTCAGCCTGAAATCAGAGAATTATGGTTCCATCTTACTGACAGGTGTAATATGGCCTGTACCCACTGCCTGTTTTCTTCGGCTCCTACTGCAAAACCGGAACTGCCTACTGCAGAAGTTCTGAAACTGATTAAGGAAGCAGAGCTTAACGGATGCAGAGTTTTTGCCCTTACAGGCGGGGAACCCTTCGTCCACCCCGGAATAGAAAAAATAATTTCCGCGATCATGGAAATTGAAAACAGTCACGCCGTTATTCTCAGCAACGGCCTTGACGCTGCTGACTTTTTAAAAAAGCACAACTTCGACCCGGAAAGACTTCATCTGCAGATAAGCGTTGACGGAATAAAAGCCACCCACGACAAAATCCGCGGCAAAGGGATGTTCGAGAGGCTTCAGAAAAATCTTGCCGAGTTAAGAAAAATTAAAACCGCCTTTACTCTTTCCATGTGTGTGACCAGATCCAATGCGGAACAGATGCCGGAGATTGTCAACTTTGCCGCTGAAAATGGAGCCTCCAACGTTCATTTCATGTGGTATTTCATCCGTGGGCGCGGAAAAGAAAAAGATTTTATAGAACCGTCTGAAATAATGAAATATTTATTACAGGCTGAAACTCTGGCAGCCCGCAAAGGGATCACCATTGATAATATAGAGGCTGTGCGGAGCATGATTTTCGCGCCCTGCGGAACAATTCACGATGGAAGCTCCGCTGGCTGGGAATCAGTCGCAATCGGTCCGGACGGGAAAATTTATCCTTCCGCAGCAACCGTGGCTGTACCGGAGCTGGCTACTCCTGTAGTTGGAGACCTTCTATCATCTATTAGACAAAGTGAAGTACTGGGGAAAATCAGAAACACAACAGCCAAAGATTTGAGCGATCCTCTCAGACTGTTTTTCGGCGGCGGTGATCTGGATCACAGTTACATGCACAGTAACTGTTTTTGCGGTGCGGACCCTTATTCAGAATTAAGTAAAGCCATAGCACTTGAGCTTATCGCCCGAAAGGCAGCGATGAACCCGGTTAAAAGATCACCGGCATTACGGCTTAAAATGGGTGATGTGCTTTCAAGCTGCTCCGATCACGGTGCAGTGGCTTTGACCCATAACAACTGTCTTCTGGCTGTAGCCGGAAATGACAGCTTAAGCGTTGTAAAAGATTTTTATTCCAGAGCAGCGGAAACAGCCAACGAAGATATTCTGAATCCGGTCTGTTACAGTGAAGACGTTGTCGCCCACATTCCTGAAAATTTCAGATTCAGAGGCTACGGCTGCGGCAGCCCGGTTATGGACGCTGAAATAAAACCGGGAGAATACGTGGTCGACCTCGGATCAGGAAGAGGTATCGAATGTTTCATTGCCGCTAAAATGACCGGGGAAAAAGGGCATGTTACCGGACTGGATATGCTGGACCCAATGTTGAAAATAGCCGAACAGGGTAAAAATGCTGTTTCAAAAAATTTAGGCTATGCAAATATTGATTTCAGGAAAGGCTACCTTGAAAAAATGCCGTTCGAAGAGGCCTCGGTTGACCTGATTTTATCAAACTGTGTGCTGAACCTTTCAACGGATAAGCGTTCAACATTCAATGAAATATTTAGAGTCCTCAAATTCGGAGGAAGAATAACTGTCTCCGATGTTGTCTGTGAGACAGAACCCGGACCGGAGATAAGAAACAACGACCAGCTGCACGGAGAGTGCATAGCCGGTGCGCTGACTGTAAAGAATCTCAAGGGGCTGCTTCTGGAATCAGGATTTGATAATTTCCATATCATAAAAAGATTTCCATACCGCGAAGTCGGCGGGCATCAGTTCTATTCACTTACTTTTTCAGCCTGCAAACCGGAGCTTAAAGATAAAGTCAAAATAATTTACAGAGGTCCTTTTTCCACTGCGCAGACAGCCGACGGCACAATCATTCTGCCGGGAGAAATTACGGAAGTACCAAAGCTGTATGCACGCACACTCGGAGATTCAGCCTTCATAATAGATGAAGACGATAACGTTACCAACGTTGATATCGGTTCATCATGCTGCTGCCCCACTCCACAGGCTTTTGACGGTGCAGATACTCCAGACACGCTTCAGGCATGCTGCACTCCTTCGGAAAAAGCACAAGCGGAAATACTTACTTCTCCCCAAAAACAAAACTCCGGGTGCATGGTCTGCGGCAGTGATCTTAAATACACCTCAGAACCGCTAACCATGACCTGCTGCTACTGCAATCAGGATTACGAAACAAACGCATATTGTGCAGAAGGACACTTTGTATGCGATTCATGTCACAGCAAAGATGGTCTGGAAGTAATAAAACACATGCTGCTGGGTAGTACGGAAACAGACCTGGTTGAATTGCTTATAAAGATAAGAAAGCATCCGGCTATTCCTGTTCACGGACCGGAACACCACTCTCTGGTTCCCGGGATAATAACAGCAGTCTACCGTAACAGCGGAGGCAGCATTACTGATAAGGCAATTTTAACCGCGGTAAACCGCGGGGCCAAAATTGCCGGAGGGTACTGCGGATTTATGGGCATCTGCGGAGCGGCTATGGGAGTTGGAATTGCAGTAAGCACGATTTTAGAAGGGACACCCTATACGGCGCAGGCCAGATCGTTTGCACAAAGAGGCACATTGGCCGCACTTGAAGATATAGCAGAAATGGAAGCCGCCAGATGCTGCCAGCGCGATTCATGGCTGGCCCTCAAAGCCTGCGCTGAAATTTCTGAAGAACTTTTAGGTATAAAACTGAAATCCGAGGTTGACATACATTGCAACCAGATGAAATTAAATAAAGAGTGTATGGGGGCTGATTGCCCCGTAATTAAAAAATCCGGCAGTTAATATAACGGATTTTCTCACAAAAACTATTTTGGAACGTTAAAAAGACTTCTTCAAGTGGAAAAAAATTAAATCCGAGCTTGACTTTTATACTGTCTTGCAGATACGTTCCCATCTCTTACGTGACGGAGGTAAGCAAAATATGTATGCAATAATCGAGACTGGCGGCAAACAGTTCCGCGTTGAAGAAGGCCTTGAGCTCAACGTCCAGAAACTGGATGCAGAAGCAGGCGCTAAAATAGATCTGGATAAAATTCTTCTGGTTGGACAGGGCGAAGATGTAAAAATCGGTGCTCCCTATGTTGAAGGAGCCAAGGTTTCCTGTGAAATTCTTGAACACGGCCGTGACAAAAAAGTCATCGTCTTCAAGAAAAGACGCAGGCAGGACTCTTCTGTAAAGAACGGTCATCGTCAGGATTTCACCAGAATCAAAGTTGAAGCTATTCAGGCTTAATTATTTTCAGTCTGAAAAGGGAGACTCATCATGGCTCATAAAAAAGCGGGCGGTAGCTCTAAAAACGGACGCGATAGTGCCGGTCAAAGACGCGGTGTAAAACGCTTCGGCGGCCAGCAGGTTCTCGCAGGCAACATTCTTGTTCGCCAGCTCGGAACTAAAATCCACCCCGGCAAAAATGTCGGCACAGGTAAGGATTGGACTCTTTTTGCACTTGTAGACGGTACTGTTCAGTATGAAAAGTACGTTCGCAACAACCGCGAAAAGACCAGAGTTCATATCGTACCAGCAGAAGCTTAGTTTTTAAGCGAAAGCATTTTTCCGGCAGGGAACGCTCTTCATAAAAAAGAGTGTTCCCTGCTTTTTAGCGTTGTTATTTTCAATATCCATCATGTGGTCAGAAAGGAACAATTATACCTGAGACTGCGATGGATATTTATTGATAATGGCCGAACCGGAATTTTTGCAGCCTGACATTTTCTGAAAATCTGAACTGACACTGTTAGTGTCGGCTTGGATTGCATTTTAATTTTTATAAAAATATCCCCCCCTCTACTCCCCCGACACTGATGACTGGACAATAAATTTCAAGTTTCAGGCATTCTGATGTTGCCAAAATTTCAAGCTGCATCCATACTCCACCGGTAGCGGTTGACCGCACCAAAAATCCAAATATAATCCTGAAATATTCAGGTACTAATACGGGCTCTATAATGCCCTTCAACACGAGGAAATTTAATGAGATTCGTTGACGAAGCTACCATAACAGTACGTTCCGGCAAAGGTGGCAATGGCTGTGTAGCATTCAGAAGAGAAAGATTCATCCCCAAAGGCGGTCCAAGCGGAGGAGATGGCGGTAAAGGCGGAGACCTTATTTTCAAAGGCTCCAACAAACTGCTGACCCTTTACGATTTCAGACTCAAAAGAGTTTATGAAGCTAAAAACGGACAGCAGGGACTCGGCAGTGACTGCTATGGAAAATCTGCTGATGACCAGATTGTGGAACTGCCTGTCGGAACTCTTGTATATGAAGTCTTTGAAGACGGTAGCGAAAAACTGCTTGCCGATATAACTGAAAATGAATTGGAAGTTCTGATCTGCAAAGGTGGAAAAGGCGGTAGAGGAAACATTCATTTTAAATCCTCAACCAATCAGACACCGCGTTATGCTGAAGACGGTTTCCCCGGAGAAGAGAAAAGGCTCAGACTTCAGCTTAAAATTATTGCTGACGTAGGACTTCTGGGATTGCCCAACGCAGGTAAATCTACTTTTATATCCAGAGTTTCAGCTGCCAAGCCTAAAATCGCAGCTTATCCTTTTACCACTCTCACTCCAAACCTCGGAGTGCTTGATGATGGAATGGGTAACAAGCTGGTCATAGCCGACATCCCCGGACTAATTGAAGGCGCAAGCGAGGGCCTCGGACTCGGGCATAAATTCCTCAAGCATGTGGAAAGAACACGCTTTCTGCTGCACATTTTGAGTGCTGAAGACATCGGAGAAGACGAGCCGTTTGCAGGGTTCAAACTGCTTGATGAAGAGCTTCGCCTTTTTGATAAAACTCTCGGTGAGAAAAAACAGATCAGAGTTGTTAATAAAATAGACCTGCTTTCGCCGGAAAGACTGGAAGAAATTAAAAAGGCCGCTCAGGATGAAGGTCTTGATATCCATTTCATTTCAGCCTTGAATGGTGACGGGGTTGAAGACCTCGTAGAACTTATGTGGGAACGTTTTACTTTATTAAATAAAGAGGAAGATGATGAGCAACAGGCTTGATGTTCTGCGTGAAGCCAAACGCATAGTTGTTAAAATCGGCAGCGCGGTGCTTACCACTGGAGAGGGCATAAACCTTGGACTGATATGCCGTATTGCCGACCAGTTATCAGCTCTGCACGAACGCGGAGTTGATATTGTCCTTGTTTCTTCCGGCGCGGTTGCTGCCGGAAAAGGGGCTATGCACAACAAAATCGAGCTTAACGACCTTCCT of the Maridesulfovibrio bastinii DSM 16055 genome contains:
- a CDS encoding DNA repair protein RecN: MLELLRIKNLALIEDAEIEFASGMNVLTGETGAGKSFILRAIDFLTGQRMSTEMIRPGRDKATVEALFVTTDGEEKIIRRELVSETGRSRVYVNDKLSSQSVIKELGSSLILHTSQHAQQKLLQPSFQCRILDTFLETPELAAEKDQAYSKLRDTLAKKENLKNRSAALEEKRDFLEFQRNEIEKVAPYQGEEDELLEKKAGLKQNEQAGKSIQKALDLMLGVTDLSGGLSALSTEMERVCDFFQEYEEDLETINEFRLRLDDISERLRIQPSHADMDESLDDIEERLYELSKLKRKLGKSLEEIVNLQKEIEQNISFLDSCSLDIKRLEKQEKIEAAELAGIVEKLNAQREKAAILLTDRIMKELTHLGFSKHVRIKFDFEPHELHPGIMEERGRLLWIPNPGQSPQPLDKIASGGELSRFLLAIAGLQGELEKPTLIFDEVDAGIGGTTLNRVGEKMRDLAARQQLVVITHWPQLAKLAERHFLIHKEISEGETFTTCRQLEGNKLTQELERMSGKE
- a CDS encoding MBL fold metallo-hydrolase translates to MDLKAFPLGSLQTNCYVLSNNGKALVVDPGGDPSPVLEYLKSSGLTLDRILVTHLHFDHTGGCRALSDATGAKIYASSDDNALMDSELGRGGFMGTPVNDPFEYENISEGEENFIGLECKILATPGHSPGSLTFYFPEAELAFVGDLVFKRSVGRTDFPGGDSEQLMNSVIQKIFPLPGNTALLSGHGAMTTNDEEKTHNPFFSGVEI
- a CDS encoding flavodoxin family protein → MNRIPVLFSCSHRRSGNSDRACELFLEGLRFSGGDGEIVYLGDYDFVPCNGCGKCRTSPGHHCVHIKKDAAQSFFEKMMSAPLVFFASPIYFYHLPSRFKTFIDRGQWGWEAGQAMAPEILSLPVRPAYCMMVAGRPKGERLFQGAELTLKFFLDFFHLKMQPPLLFRGIDGPEDLAENSEISELIVDSGKKAWLEYTGNKNRRP
- a CDS encoding response regulator, translating into MSELKILVADDSAPIRLIIKKFLSDAGFEVSFAKDGRESLSELRNTKFDLAFVDMQMPKMDGPEVVSKARSMGVEIPIFGMTTFDESDLNVEKLGRYFTGFLNKPILKENLLEIVNNFAAKQK
- a CDS encoding ComF family protein; amino-acid sequence: MKFLSAYFKDFFFQKRCPICSSPYQSEDALCADCLALLEKNKEERKLITADNKAAAIYFYGPYKGVLREIILKWKFKEKLELSRIMKKLACEAAIQISNPPDVIIPIPLHPSRLKKRGFNQSLILAKAVGRCLDRPVEANILKRVRKTTPQAGLNAQDRKKNLTGAFEVSPDKISGRKVLLVDDILTTGTTTAECCDLLKMAGCTGTEILVIARTPIHG
- a CDS encoding radical SAM protein; its protein translation is MSFDISEWIRFEYNETPVYMRPDSTDWFVPDNTGDELLKGLKTDRCKPYDYRTLNFIERLPEKSEASYPGRSVLLGQPEIRELWFHLTDRCNMACTHCLFSSAPTAKPELPTAEVLKLIKEAELNGCRVFALTGGEPFVHPGIEKIISAIMEIENSHAVILSNGLDAADFLKKHNFDPERLHLQISVDGIKATHDKIRGKGMFERLQKNLAELRKIKTAFTLSMCVTRSNAEQMPEIVNFAAENGASNVHFMWYFIRGRGKEKDFIEPSEIMKYLLQAETLAARKGITIDNIEAVRSMIFAPCGTIHDGSSAGWESVAIGPDGKIYPSAATVAVPELATPVVGDLLSSIRQSEVLGKIRNTTAKDLSDPLRLFFGGGDLDHSYMHSNCFCGADPYSELSKAIALELIARKAAMNPVKRSPALRLKMGDVLSSCSDHGAVALTHNNCLLAVAGNDSLSVVKDFYSRAAETANEDILNPVCYSEDVVAHIPENFRFRGYGCGSPVMDAEIKPGEYVVDLGSGRGIECFIAAKMTGEKGHVTGLDMLDPMLKIAEQGKNAVSKNLGYANIDFRKGYLEKMPFEEASVDLILSNCVLNLSTDKRSTFNEIFRVLKFGGRITVSDVVCETEPGPEIRNNDQLHGECIAGALTVKNLKGLLLESGFDNFHIIKRFPYREVGGHQFYSLTFSACKPELKDKVKIIYRGPFSTAQTADGTIILPGEITEVPKLYARTLGDSAFIIDEDDNVTNVDIGSSCCCPTPQAFDGADTPDTLQACCTPSEKAQAEILTSPQKQNSGCMVCGSDLKYTSEPLTMTCCYCNQDYETNAYCAEGHFVCDSCHSKDGLEVIKHMLLGSTETDLVELLIKIRKHPAIPVHGPEHHSLVPGIITAVYRNSGGSITDKAILTAVNRGAKIAGGYCGFMGICGAAMGVGIAVSTILEGTPYTAQARSFAQRGTLAALEDIAEMEAARCCQRDSWLALKACAEISEELLGIKLKSEVDIHCNQMKLNKECMGADCPVIKKSGS
- the rplU gene encoding 50S ribosomal protein L21, encoding MYAIIETGGKQFRVEEGLELNVQKLDAEAGAKIDLDKILLVGQGEDVKIGAPYVEGAKVSCEILEHGRDKKVIVFKKRRRQDSSVKNGHRQDFTRIKVEAIQA
- the rpmA gene encoding 50S ribosomal protein L27, translated to MAHKKAGGSSKNGRDSAGQRRGVKRFGGQQVLAGNILVRQLGTKIHPGKNVGTGKDWTLFALVDGTVQYEKYVRNNREKTRVHIVPAEA
- the obgE gene encoding GTPase ObgE → MRFVDEATITVRSGKGGNGCVAFRRERFIPKGGPSGGDGGKGGDLIFKGSNKLLTLYDFRLKRVYEAKNGQQGLGSDCYGKSADDQIVELPVGTLVYEVFEDGSEKLLADITENELEVLICKGGKGGRGNIHFKSSTNQTPRYAEDGFPGEEKRLRLQLKIIADVGLLGLPNAGKSTFISRVSAAKPKIAAYPFTTLTPNLGVLDDGMGNKLVIADIPGLIEGASEGLGLGHKFLKHVERTRFLLHILSAEDIGEDEPFAGFKLLDEELRLFDKTLGEKKQIRVVNKIDLLSPERLEEIKKAAQDEGLDIHFISALNGDGVEDLVELMWERFTLLNKEEDDEQQA